In the Candidatus Hydrogenedentota bacterium genome, AATCGTCATGGAGGGCTTTGTGATGCGGGAAAAAGACTTTGTCCTGTCGTTGATGGTTCCGGGGGGCTGGCTGGCGGGCATCTTGGGGCTGGTGGCCGGGGTGATCGGCTTCGTGGTCTACACGGTGGCCTCTCCCGTGCTGTTTTTTGTCGCCCTGTTTTATCCCGGCGGGCCGGAGGACCTTTTTAACGCCCTGATCAACGAGGACGGGGGCGGGGAGGAGTAGTCCGGCGGGGGCGCGCGGGGCCCCCGGCGGCGGATGGGGCGGAGGGAACCCCGCGTCCGGGGTCCCCGGAGGACACCTTTGGCCCGGGACACAACGACAAGCCTGCACCCCAAGGCGGGGCTGGTGCTTTCGCTGAACGCGCTCTACAACGTGGCCGAGGCCCTGTGCTCGGTCTTCGTGGGCGTCTATTTCTACGTCAACAGCCTCGATTTCCGGGTGGTTTGCCTGCACTACGCGACGCTCTATGCGGTGACCCCGGTGGTGTTCCTTCTGGCGGGGTGGTACGCGAAAACCCGGGACCGGGTGCATGTCTTCCGCATCGGGCTGGTGCTGCACGCGGCGTACTACGGGGCGCTCCTCTGGCTTCAGGAGGACTCGGCGGACCACGCTGTGGCGCTGGGCGTCCTGCTGGGGGTGACCTGGGGGTTTTTCTGGGCGGGGAACAACACCTTCACCTTCGACTACAGCACCCTCGAGCGCCGGGACTACTTCCTGGGGATGCTCTCCACGGTGAGCGCCGTGGCGCGGCTGGCGGGTCCGCTGATCGCCGGTCTCATCATCGGCCTGGCACCCCATGCCGAAACGGGTTACCGCGCCGTGTTCACCCTGGCGTTGTTGCTGTATCTGGCGGCCATCGCGGCAAGCATGCGGATCCCGCACGACGGGGTCCGCCGCCCCTTTCATCCGCGCCCGGCGTTCTTTCCGCCGTCCGGCGACTGGCGCCTGGTCATGGCCGCCTCGGCGACCCTTGCCGGTTCCTTCCATATCCTCCAGTTCGTGCTTGCCGTGATCCTGTTCCTGCGCACGGGCAGCGAGATCAGCGTGGGCGGGTTTGCCTCGGCCCAGGGGCTCATCGGGGTGGCGGCGGCCTGGCTGGTGGGGCGCACGGTCACGGTCCACACCCGGAAGCCCTTCATGCTGGCGGGCACGCTGGTGATGGTTGCGGCGGGCTGCCTGGTCGCCTGGCGGCTGGACCTGGTGACCCTGGTGCTCTTCGGGTTCCTGCGCAGCGTGTCCGAGCCGCTCTTCGGCATCCCGCACACGGGCATCCGCTTCGACGTCATGTCCCGCACCGCCGCCCCCGGCGACCGCATCGAGTACCTGGCCGCGTGGGAGCTTCCCCTGGCGGCGGGCCGCCTGTTCACCATGACCCTCGTGGTGCTCCTGTACACCTTTTTCGGCGAGACGGGGCTTCGCGCCGCCATCGCCCTGGTCAGCCTGTACCGCGTGGGCACCTATCTCCTTCTCCGCCGGGTGTCCATCGTGGCCCGCCCGGAACTCCTGGAGGAGCGGGCGCGCGGCTGATCCGCGCCCCGCGCCCGGTCTCGCGCGGGTTGCGCTGGCGTGCCGCGGGGGAATATCATCCCGTCAGGCAGGACCATGTGCGGCGGAACCGTTGACTCTTGGAGGGATGTGTCATGGGCAGGCGTCTTTGTTTCACCCTTTCTCTCGCGGCGTTGGTGTTTGGATGCTGTGTTGCGCCGCCCGCGCGGGCGCAGCTGACCGACAGCGACCTGGAGGCGCTGCGCGCCGAGGGCACCGCGCAGGGCTGGACCTTTGAGATCCGGCGGACCACCGCGTCCACCCTCCCGGAGGAGGCGCTGTCCGGGCTCCGCCTGCCGCCGCCCGATGATCCCCACTGGAAGAACGCCCCCGCCATGCCCGCGCCTGCGGACAAGGCCGATCCGCCGTCCTCCTGGGACTGGCGCGCCCTGGGCGGGGTGACTTCCGCCAAGGACCAGGGGTCCTGCGGGAGCTGCTGGGCCTTCTCCACCATGGGCGTGGTCGAGAGCGCCATCCTCCGCGCCGACGGCGTGGTCGTGGACCTGTCGGAGCAGCACCTGCTGAGCTGCAACACGTCCAACTGGGGCTGTTCCGGCGCGACCTGGGGATACTCCTGGCTGATTGACCAGCCGGACACCTGCGGCCGCGTGGGTGCGGTGCTGGAGACAGACTACCCCTACAGCGCCGCGCGGTCAGAGTGCCTGTGCGACGCGCCGCGGCAGTACCGCGTCCGGGAATGGGGCTACGTCAACGGGCTGCGCCCCTCGGTGGACGACATCAAGCAGGCGCTCATGCTCCACGGCCCCCTCGGCATCTCCATCTACACCAACGCGCCCTTCAGCGCCTACGGCGGCGGCGTCTACAACGCCTGCGACCCCGAAGCCACCATGTTCGACATAGACCACGCCATCATGATCGTGGGCTGGGACGACGCGCTGGGCGACGGCGGTGCCTGGATCATCAAGAACTCCTGGGGCGGGGACTGGGGGGAGAACGGCTTCGGCTATGTGGCCTACGGCTGCAACCTGGTCGGCTTCGCCGCCAACTACGTCGTCTATGACGGGCTTGATGCCCGCCTGTCCGTCTCCCCCGCCACGGGCACCCACCTTTCCGGACCCGCCGGCGGCCCCTACACCCCCGACGCGGCCTCCTACACCGTGACCAACAACGGCGCCGCTGCGGTGAACTGGCAGGTGACCGTCCCCGCGTGGATCTCCGCGGCGCCCGCGAACGGCGCGCTTTCCCCCGGCGGGTCGGTGCAGGTGACCGTCACCGTCAACCCGGCCGGCGTGCCGGCCACCGGCGGCCTGTTCACCGGGGACCTCGTCTTCGCCCTGCCGTCCCTGGCGGTGGAGGAGCGGCGGCAGGTGTCCCTGTCCCTGCCCAAAGAGGTGCTCTACAGTTTCCCGCTGGACACGGACCCCGGATGGGGCGTCACGGGCAGCTGGGCCTTCGGCGCGCCGCTGGGGTTTTCCGGAGGCAACGGCGCGGACCCCGCCGCCGCCTTCACGGGCGACAACGTCTACGGCTACAACCTCGCGGGCTACTACGAGAACAGCATGACGGCGCGCTACCTGACCACGGCCGCCCTGGACTTCACGGGCCGTCAGGACATTGAGCTGCGCTTCATGCGCTGGCTGGGCGTGGAGTCCTCCCGCTACGACCACGCGCAGATTCAGATGAGCGTGGACGGGGGGGCCTGGGTTCCCGTCTGGGACCATGAGGGTGGAAACCTCGCCGAGTCCGCGTGGACCGAGCGGGTGGTGGCGCTGCCGGCCTCGGCCGCCAACAAGGCCTCCGTGCGCGTGCGCTGGGTCATGGGGCCCACGGACGGCTCGTACGTCTACGCGGGCTGGAATCTGGACGATATCGAGTTCCGGGGCAACCCGTACACCCCCTCCGGGGATCCGCAGCCCTGCGACATAGACTCCCTGCCGGCGCTCTTCCAGACCCTTCTCATGATCGGTGACACGGACAACGACCAGATGCTCGCCCAGGCGGAGATCGTGGTCTATGTCCCCGAGGCCGCCGCGTTCTGGCACATGTTCGACCCGAACGCGGACGGCAAGGTGGACTATGACGAGTTCGTCACCAACGCGCTGATCGCGGAGGTGCTTCCGGAGCTCGACACCGACGGGGACAACGCGCTCACCCAGCAGGAGATCAGCGCCCTCACGGACATCATCACCCCCGGTCTCTTCGCCCTGGTGGACGCGGACAACAGCGGCGGCATTGACTGCGGCGACCTGGGCCTCGTGCCCCCCGCGCCCTGCGAGGACTGCGCCGCCCCGTCCCCCGGTGTCTACGAGGCGGGGCAGGACGCCTGTCTGATGGTCCCCGGCACCTTCACGGAAGACGCCGCGTTCCTCTGGCACAAAGAGGGCATCGGCGAGCTGCTCGAGGGCCGTTGGACCGGTGTCCACTGCAAGAGTCTGCGAATCCCCAACCTTCAGGTCGAGGACGCCGGCACCTATTATTGCCACTATACCGACGGCGCGGGCAAGGGCATCCCCGACGTCTACACCATTACCATCCGTGTCGCGGAGGACCTCCCCGCCTCGTCGGCGGCAACGCTTGCCCTGGCGGTCTTGCTGGCGGCGGCGTGTGGGGCGCGGTGCCTGGGATGGAAGAGGAAATCTCCCCCCGCAGTCGCCGGATAACAGACGGTCCCCGCGTCCGCACTTGCGCGGAAAGCAGTGCCTCCACGGGTGGGCTTCTCGGCGTTTCCCCGGGGCGGCAGGGGCCATTCCCGCCGGGCCGTTGCTTGCTTCGCCCGGGCGGGCGCAGAAGCCATCCCTCGCTTGTCACTTCGCCCGGACGGCGCCCTTCTTGGGCGTGCCCGCCGCAGCGTGGTATACTTCGCACGCCGTTTAATGAGGCGCATTTCGCGGAATTATTCGCATGAACTCCAGCAAACAGCGGTTTCCGGTGTGGATTCGCCGGGCGTGGCCGTCCGGCCGGGCCCACGAGGAGGTCAGGTCCCTTCTCAGCGACCTCAATCTGCACACCGTCTGCCAGAGCGCGCACTGCCCCAACCAGGGGGAGTGCTGGGCGCGCCGCACCGCCACGTTCCTGATTCTGGGGAACGTCTGCACGCGCCACTGCGCCTTCTGCGGGGTCCATTCCGGCGCGCCGCTACCCGTGGACCCGGATGAGCCGGAGAACATCGCGGAGGCGGTGGCCCGGCTGGGCGTCCGACACACAGTCATCACCTCGGTCACGCGGGACGACCTGCCGGACGGCGGCGCGGCGCATTTCGCGCGCGTGATCCGCGCGGTCCGCGCCCGGACGCCGGGGGTCACCGTGGAGGCGCTGACGCCGGATTTCGGGGCGGACCCCGAGGCCCTGGGCCTCGTGGCGGGGGCGGCCCCGGAAATCCACAGCCACAATATCGAGACCGTGCGGCGGCTGCATCCCGCGCTGCGGGACGCCCGCTACCGCTACGACACCTCCCTCGAAACCCTGCGCGCCGCACGGCGGCTCATGCCGGAGGCGGTGGTGAAGTCCGGGTTCATGCTGGGCTGCGGCGAGACGGAGGACGAGGCGCTGGAGACGCTTGCCGACCTGCGCGGGGCGGGCTGCGACGCCGTGGCCGTGGGCCAGTACCTGCGCCCGCGGACGGAGAACGCCCCCGTGGCGGAGTTCGCGCCGCCGGAGCGCTTTGAAAGGCTGCGGGCGGCGGCGCTGGACCTGGGGTTCGCCTTTGCCGTGGCCGGACCCTTCGTGAGAAGCTCGTACCATTCGGAGGACGCGCTGCGCGCGCGGTCCTGTGGGGAGGACTGAGGCATGCCGAAGACTCTTGAGGTGGCCCTGCCCAGCCTGGGCGACGACGGGGACGCGGTTTCCGCCGCCGTGGTGTCCATGTGGCTGGTGGGGATCGGCGCCACCCTGCGCGCGGGCGATGACCTGCTGGAGGTGAACACGGACAAGGCGGCCTTTGTGGTGCCGTGCCCGGCGGACGGGGTGCTGTGCGAGATGCGCGTGCGGCCGGACGACGAGGTCCGGCCCGGCGACGTGCTGGCCGTGCTGGAAATCGCGGACTGAAACACAACAGTGAAGGAATCACACATGCCGATCGGAGTGGGCGTCATCGGGGCGGGCACCGTGGGCGGCGGGGTCATTGACATTCTGCTGGCGAACACCGGGGTGATCCGGGACAAGACCGGGGCCGAAGTGGCGCTGAAGCATGTTGCGGAACTGCGCCAGGAGCTGCTGTCCGACTTCGACCTGTCGGGGGTCCAGGTGAGCCCGGACGCGGCGGACCTCATCGCGGACCCGGAGGTCCAGGTGGTCTGCGAGCTGATCGGCGGTGTCAAGGCCGCGCGCACGCTCATCCTCCAGGCGCTGGAGGCGGGCAAGCATGTGGTCACGGCGAACAAGATGCTGCTGGCCATGCACGGTCGCGAGCTGGCCGAAGCCGCCGCGCGCAACGGCGTGGAGCTGCGCTACGAGGCGGCCGTCGCGGGGACCATCCCCATTATCAAGGCCCTCCGCGAGGGGCTGGTGGCGAACCACATCCACGCGGTCTACGGCATTCTGAACGGCACCTGCAACTACATCCTCAGCCGGATGACCTATGAGGGAAAGGAGTTTGGCGAGGTCCTGAAGCAGGCCCAGGCGCTGGGCTTCGCCGAGACCCCGCCGGACCTCGACGTGGAGGGCCACGACACGGCCCACAAGTGCCAGATCCTCGCCTCGCTTTGCCACAGCACGCATGTCCCCCTGGAGCGCGTCTACGTCGAGGGCATCACCCGGATCACCCACCTCGACGTCGCCTACGCCCGCGAGATGGGCTGCGTCATCAAGCTGCTCGCCGTGGTCCGCCGCATCGAGGGCGAGATCGAGGCCCGGGTCCACCCCATGCTCGTGCCCGAGACGCACCTGCTGGCCGCCGTGCGCAACGAGTTCAACGCGGTCTA is a window encoding:
- a CDS encoding MFS transporter; the protein is MARDTTTSLHPKAGLVLSLNALYNVAEALCSVFVGVYFYVNSLDFRVVCLHYATLYAVTPVVFLLAGWYAKTRDRVHVFRIGLVLHAAYYGALLWLQEDSADHAVALGVLLGVTWGFFWAGNNTFTFDYSTLERRDYFLGMLSTVSAVARLAGPLIAGLIIGLAPHAETGYRAVFTLALLLYLAAIAASMRIPHDGVRRPFHPRPAFFPPSGDWRLVMAASATLAGSFHILQFVLAVILFLRTGSEISVGGFASAQGLIGVAAAWLVGRTVTVHTRKPFMLAGTLVMVAAGCLVAWRLDLVTLVLFGFLRSVSEPLFGIPHTGIRFDVMSRTAAPGDRIEYLAAWELPLAAGRLFTMTLVVLLYTFFGETGLRAAIALVSLYRVGTYLLLRRVSIVARPELLEERARG
- the lipA gene encoding lipoyl synthase → MNSSKQRFPVWIRRAWPSGRAHEEVRSLLSDLNLHTVCQSAHCPNQGECWARRTATFLILGNVCTRHCAFCGVHSGAPLPVDPDEPENIAEAVARLGVRHTVITSVTRDDLPDGGAAHFARVIRAVRARTPGVTVEALTPDFGADPEALGLVAGAAPEIHSHNIETVRRLHPALRDARYRYDTSLETLRAARRLMPEAVVKSGFMLGCGETEDEALETLADLRGAGCDAVAVGQYLRPRTENAPVAEFAPPERFERLRAAALDLGFAFAVAGPFVRSSYHSEDALRARSCGED
- a CDS encoding homoserine dehydrogenase, encoding MPIGVGVIGAGTVGGGVIDILLANTGVIRDKTGAEVALKHVAELRQELLSDFDLSGVQVSPDAADLIADPEVQVVCELIGGVKAARTLILQALEAGKHVVTANKMLLAMHGRELAEAAARNGVELRYEAAVAGTIPIIKALREGLVANHIHAVYGILNGTCNYILSRMTYEGKEFGEVLKQAQALGFAETPPDLDVEGHDTAHKCQILASLCHSTHVPLERVYVEGITRITHLDVAYAREMGCVIKLLAVVRRIEGEIEARVHPMLVPETHLLAAVRNEFNAVYVESDCADATLYYGRGAGRLPTASAVVSDIVDIAVRGGAAARAPFQYTHEIPVRDIGLLEGRYYLRLTTRDHPGVLGRVCTVLGTHGVSIASCIQKDTAPGEPVHVVLMTHESVESSVAAAVAEIDGLEFIEAPTQLIRAL